In Nocardia sputorum, a single genomic region encodes these proteins:
- a CDS encoding MogA/MoaB family molybdenum cofactor biosynthesis protein, with the protein MEIDAPVAGRALVVVVDDRTAHGGVDSLGPLVTELLTEAGFLVDASVSVQADEVEIRNALNTAVIGGVDLVISVGGTGMSPRDVTPEATSQVLDRELPGISEALRSSGRVAGSLDAGLSRGVAGVSGSTLVVNLPGTRSAIRDGMATLGPLASRVIGELSGLVE; encoded by the coding sequence ATGGAAATCGATGCTCCTGTGGCGGGGCGTGCTCTGGTGGTGGTCGTCGACGATCGAACGGCGCATGGAGGTGTTGACTCGCTCGGTCCGCTGGTCACCGAGCTGCTCACCGAGGCGGGTTTCCTCGTGGACGCGTCGGTGTCGGTCCAGGCCGACGAGGTGGAGATCCGCAACGCGCTCAACACGGCAGTGATCGGCGGCGTCGATCTGGTGATCTCCGTCGGCGGCACCGGCATGTCCCCGCGCGACGTGACGCCGGAGGCCACCTCGCAGGTGCTCGACCGCGAGTTGCCCGGAATCAGCGAAGCCCTTCGTTCCTCCGGCCGGGTGGCCGGCTCGCTGGACGCGGGACTGTCCCGCGGTGTGGCAGGCGTGTCCGGCAGCACCCTGGTGGTCAACCTGCCCGGCACCCGTTCCGCCATCCGGGACGGCATGGCGACGCTCGGCCCGCTCGCCAGCCGGGTGATCGGTGAGCTCTCCGGATTGGTCGAATAA
- a CDS encoding MspA family porin — MSENRTNGLRRGARVAGVGAAAAVALGLLSTGAANADTFVPLPDGQKVGPGVTITRNGERALISPSLAANGAGRVVWVSGNAVADVTVTPEGEIGPNNGPTGNPGTNNSSTHGASQLSTGYIVGCQISIADDAISAGVSGSVNLSGASAGGSIGVNLGPGEVKFVQIDYKDILKPGVYSVEYQDAEIQIQGCAGYAQARSYTVVEIIGDHYSKTTLYGMPFSIG, encoded by the coding sequence ATGAGCGAGAACCGCACCAATGGTCTGCGCCGCGGTGCCCGCGTCGCGGGCGTCGGCGCTGCCGCGGCTGTTGCCTTGGGCCTGCTTTCGACCGGTGCCGCCAATGCCGACACCTTCGTGCCGTTGCCGGACGGCCAGAAGGTGGGACCCGGCGTGACGATCACCCGGAACGGAGAGCGGGCCCTGATCTCGCCGTCGCTGGCTGCCAACGGCGCCGGTCGCGTGGTCTGGGTATCGGGCAACGCGGTCGCCGACGTCACCGTGACGCCGGAAGGCGAGATCGGCCCCAACAACGGTCCGACCGGAAACCCCGGAACCAACAATTCCTCGACGCACGGTGCGTCGCAGTTGAGCACCGGTTACATCGTCGGCTGCCAGATCAGCATCGCCGACGACGCGATCTCCGCGGGTGTGTCGGGCAGCGTGAACCTCAGCGGCGCGAGCGCGGGCGGTTCGATCGGTGTCAACCTCGGCCCCGGCGAAGTGAAGTTCGTTCAGATCGATTACAAGGACATCCTCAAGCCGGGTGTGTACTCCGTCGAGTACCAGGATGCCGAGATTCAGATCCAGGGCTGCGCGGGTTACGCGCAGGCGCGTTCGTACACGGTCGTCGAGATCATCGGCGATCACTACTCGAAGACCACCCTCTACGGGATGCCGTTCAGCATCGGCTGA
- a CDS encoding MspA family porin — protein sequence MINRKNLARMAGVGAAATIAMGLFSTGAANADTFVPLPGGELTKTLSDGTVVTIRLVGESANISPSMGSTPLHRNAWVSGSAQVELSGAAGGKIFPGYTVGCQVNIAGGGATGGVDGNVDWSDGQNVTGGVGANSGGNLSLGPGQAKSFYVLDLEQADDFGNETHKTRNAFRGTSGSVTWADETIGLNGCAGYAQARAFVSVEVETDNVITWVTLWGQPFSLG from the coding sequence ATGATCAACCGTAAGAACCTGGCGCGGATGGCCGGCGTCGGCGCCGCTGCCACCATCGCCATGGGCCTGTTCTCCACCGGTGCGGCGAACGCCGACACGTTCGTGCCGCTGCCGGGTGGCGAGCTCACCAAGACGTTGTCGGACGGCACCGTCGTGACCATCCGTCTGGTCGGGGAGTCGGCCAACATCAGCCCGTCCATGGGTTCGACGCCTTTGCACCGCAACGCCTGGGTCTCCGGAAGCGCGCAGGTCGAACTCTCCGGCGCGGCCGGCGGCAAGATCTTCCCGGGTTACACCGTCGGCTGCCAGGTGAACATTGCCGGTGGCGGTGCGACCGGTGGTGTGGACGGCAATGTGGACTGGAGCGACGGCCAGAACGTCACCGGTGGTGTGGGTGCCAACTCGGGCGGCAATCTCTCGCTGGGCCCGGGCCAGGCGAAGTCGTTCTATGTGCTGGATTTGGAGCAGGCCGATGACTTCGGCAACGAGACGCACAAGACTCGTAATGCGTTCAGGGGCACGAGCGGTTCGGTGACGTGGGCCGATGAGACCATCGGTCTGAACGGTTGCGCGGGCTACGCCCAGGCGCGCGCCTTTGTCAGTGTCGAGGTCGAGACCGACAATGTCATCACCTGGGTGACGTTGTGGGGACAGCCTTTCAGCCTCGGCTGA
- a CDS encoding MspA family porin — MSKYRINGLSRGVRVAGAAAAAAVATGLLSTGAANADVFVPLPDGHKAGPGVNIARTGERALISPSLAANGAGRVVWVSGNAIADVAVTPEGEIGPNNGPTGNPGTNNSSTHGASQLSTGYIVGCQVSIADDAISAGVSGSVNLSGASAGGSIGINLGPGEVKFVQIDYKDILKPGVYSVEYQDAEIQIQGCAGYAQARSYTVVEIIGDHYSKTTLYGMPFSIG; from the coding sequence ATGAGCAAGTACCGCATCAACGGTCTGTCTCGAGGCGTCCGCGTCGCGGGCGCCGCCGCCGCGGCGGCCGTAGCCACCGGTCTGTTGTCGACCGGTGCAGCCAATGCCGATGTCTTCGTACCGTTGCCGGACGGTCACAAGGCAGGCCCCGGCGTGAACATCGCTCGTACCGGTGAGCGCGCCCTGATCTCCCCATCCCTTGCCGCGAACGGTGCCGGCCGTGTCGTGTGGGTTTCGGGGAACGCCATCGCCGATGTGGCCGTCACGCCGGAAGGCGAGATCGGCCCCAACAACGGTCCGACCGGAAACCCCGGAACCAACAATTCGTCCACCCACGGTGCTTCGCAGTTGAGCACCGGTTACATCGTCGGCTGCCAGGTCAGCATCGCCGACGACGCCATTTCCGCGGGTGTGTCGGGCAGTGTCAACCTCAGTGGCGCGAGCGCCGGTGGTTCGATCGGCATCAACCTCGGTCCCGGTGAGGTCAAGTTCGTTCAGATCGATTACAAGGACATTCTGAAGCCGGGTGTGTACTCGGTGGAATATCAGGATGCCGAGATTCAGATCCAAGGGTGTGCGGGTTACGCGCAGGCGCGTTCGTACACGGTCGTCGAGATCATCGGCGATCACTACTCGAAGACCACCCTTTACGGGATGCCGTTCAGCATCGGCTGA
- a CDS encoding MspA family porin, translating into MFDRKKLARAAGLCASAAIAVGLLSTGAANADTFVPLPGGELTKTLSDGTVVTIRLVGESANISPSMGSTPLHRNAWVSGSAQVELSGTAGGKIFPGYTVGCQVNIAGGGATGGVDGNVDWSDGQNVTGGVGANSGGNLSLGPGQAKSFYVLDLEQADDFGNETHKTRNAFRGTSGSVTWADETIGLNGCAGYAQARAFVSVEVETDNVITWVTLWGAPFSLG; encoded by the coding sequence ATGTTCGATCGTAAAAAACTGGCGCGCGCGGCCGGGCTGTGCGCGTCCGCGGCCATCGCGGTAGGTCTGCTCTCGACCGGTGCGGCGAACGCCGACACGTTCGTGCCGCTGCCGGGCGGGGAACTCACCAAGACGTTGTCGGATGGCACTGTCGTGACCATCCGTCTGGTCGGGGAGTCGGCCAACATCAGTCCGTCCATGGGTTCGACGCCTTTGCATCGCAACGCCTGGGTCTCCGGAAGCGCGCAAGTGGAGCTTTCGGGTACGGCCGGGGGCAAGATCTTCCCCGGCTATACCGTGGGTTGCCAGGTGAACATTGCCGGCGGCGGTGCGACCGGTGGTGTGGACGGCAATGTGGACTGGAGCGACGGCCAGAACGTCACCGGTGGTGTTGGCGCGAACTCCGGCGGCAATCTCTCGCTGGGCCCGGGCCAGGCGAAGTCGTTCTATGTGCTGGATTTGGAGCAGGCCGATGACTTCGGCAACGAGACCCACAAGACTCGTAATGCGTTCAGGGGCACGAGCGGCTCGGTGACGTGGGCCGATGAGACCATCGGTCTGAACGGTTGCGCGGGCTACGCCCAGGCGCGCGCCTTTGTCAGTGTCGAGGTCGAGACCGACAATGTCATCACCTGGGTGACGTTGTGGGGAGCGCCTTTCAGCCTCGGCTGA
- a CDS encoding SAF domain-containing protein has translation MTRALVDLGRGGWNPSGWQRPRWADAVLARRLLAAALAAVAALLFLRGDPDTERTTVVVAERDLAPGRLLEAGDLRSAPREAGTLPAGAVADPAELVGATLTGAMRRGEVFTDLRVVGPRLAAAATGAREARIVPIRLADTAVADILRAGDRVDVIGAEDANGGGTRPARTLATDAAVILVSRAGDGRQAAERVVLVAMDAEHATVVAGASLRTALTVVFH, from the coding sequence ATGACTCGTGCACTCGTCGACCTCGGCCGCGGCGGCTGGAACCCCTCGGGCTGGCAACGACCGCGCTGGGCCGACGCCGTTCTCGCTCGACGACTGCTGGCCGCCGCGCTCGCCGCAGTCGCGGCGCTCCTCTTCCTCCGTGGCGACCCGGACACCGAACGCACGACGGTCGTCGTGGCCGAGCGGGATCTCGCGCCCGGACGCCTGCTCGAAGCAGGTGACCTGCGCTCCGCGCCGCGCGAAGCGGGCACGCTGCCCGCGGGCGCGGTCGCCGATCCCGCCGAACTCGTCGGCGCGACGCTGACCGGCGCCATGCGGCGGGGCGAGGTCTTCACCGATCTGCGCGTGGTCGGTCCACGCCTGGCCGCGGCGGCGACCGGTGCGCGCGAGGCGCGCATCGTGCCCATCCGCCTCGCCGACACGGCGGTCGCCGACATCCTGCGCGCGGGCGATCGCGTCGACGTGATCGGTGCGGAGGACGCGAACGGAGGCGGTACCCGGCCTGCCCGCACCCTGGCCACCGACGCCGCCGTCATCCTGGTCTCCCGTGCCGGTGACGGACGCCAAGCCGCCGAACGCGTGGTCTTGGTCGCGATGGACGCCGAGCATGCCACCGTCGTGGCCGGGGCGTCTCTGCGCACCGCTCTAACGGTCGTCTTTCACTGA
- a CDS encoding FmdB family zinc ribbon protein, which translates to MPTYSYACTQCDNRFDIVQSFTDEALTVCSECSGKLRKLFNSVGIVFKGSGFYRTDSRGGSTTASEPAKSDSGKSDSSSSSSSDSGSSSGSTAAASTAVAG; encoded by the coding sequence GTGCCTACTTACTCGTATGCGTGCACCCAGTGTGACAACCGCTTCGACATCGTTCAGTCCTTCACGGACGAGGCGCTGACCGTGTGCTCGGAGTGCTCTGGGAAGCTGCGCAAGCTGTTCAACTCGGTCGGCATCGTCTTCAAGGGCAGCGGCTTCTACCGCACCGACAGCCGCGGCGGCTCCACCACCGCGAGCGAGCCCGCCAAGTCCGACAGCGGCAAGTCCGACAGCAGCTCGAGTTCGTCCTCGGATTCCGGCTCGTCGAGCGGCTCCACAGCCGCCGCCAGCACGGCCGTCGCCGGCTGA
- a CDS encoding 5-formyltetrahydrofolate cyclo-ligase, producing the protein MVITVKMPGERDKHAWRIELLARRAVMPATEREKEAFALATAVGAMGAHGWVCAYVPVAGEPGSPAMLDALRAGGARVLLPVTGPPGPLSWAEYTGSNGLRRARYGLLEPSGAVLPPSAVGRADLILVPALAVDLRGVRLGRGAGYYDRTLSAARPDARLVAVVRDDELLDRLPEEPHDLRMGWALTPRGGLRRLGDDYPGE; encoded by the coding sequence ATGGTGATCACTGTGAAGATGCCCGGCGAGCGCGATAAACATGCATGGCGCATCGAACTGCTCGCCCGAAGGGCTGTGATGCCTGCCACGGAGCGGGAAAAAGAGGCGTTCGCCCTGGCCACAGCGGTCGGCGCGATGGGTGCCCATGGGTGGGTCTGCGCGTATGTGCCGGTGGCCGGGGAACCGGGATCACCGGCGATGCTGGACGCGCTGCGGGCCGGTGGCGCGCGGGTGCTGTTGCCGGTCACCGGGCCGCCGGGGCCGCTGAGCTGGGCCGAGTACACCGGTTCGAACGGTCTGCGCCGAGCCCGCTACGGGTTGCTGGAACCCTCCGGCGCCGTCCTGCCGCCAAGCGCCGTCGGCCGGGCCGACCTGATCCTGGTTCCCGCTCTCGCGGTGGACCTGCGCGGCGTGCGGCTCGGCCGCGGCGCCGGCTACTACGACCGCACGCTGTCCGCCGCGCGGCCGGACGCCCGGCTGGTCGCGGTGGTCCGGGACGACGAGCTGCTCGACCGGCTCCCCGAGGAACCGCACGACCTGCGCATGGGTTGGGCGCTCACGCCGCGCGGCGGACTGCGCCGGCTCGGCGACGATTACCCTGGGGAATGA
- a CDS encoding UTP--glucose-1-phosphate uridylyltransferase: MTAKAGQPGAAAAESCFRTAVVPAAGLGTRFLPATKTVPKELLPVVDTPGIELVAAEAAGSGAERLVIVTSPGKDGVVAHFVEDLVLESTLAERGKFKLLEKVRKAPGLLDVTSVVQEEPLGLGHAVAQAERALDDDEDVIAVLLPDDLVLPRGVLDVMCRVRRKRGGTVLCAIDVPKDEVSAYGVFDVAPVPDAVNPNVLRVKGMVEKPALADAPSTFAAAGRYLLDRAIFDALRRIEPGAGGELQLTDAVALLIAEGHPVHVVVHRGSRHDLGNPGGYLRAAVDFALEREEYGPALREWLQHRLGPDWDPQLTTDD; this comes from the coding sequence ATGACAGCAAAGGCCGGACAGCCCGGTGCCGCGGCGGCGGAATCGTGCTTCCGCACGGCCGTGGTCCCCGCGGCCGGGCTCGGGACACGGTTCCTGCCCGCGACCAAGACGGTGCCCAAGGAACTTCTTCCGGTGGTGGACACCCCCGGCATCGAGCTGGTCGCCGCCGAGGCGGCCGGATCCGGCGCCGAGCGGCTGGTGATCGTCACGTCCCCGGGTAAGGACGGCGTGGTCGCGCACTTCGTCGAGGACTTGGTGCTGGAGAGCACGCTGGCCGAGCGCGGCAAGTTCAAGCTGCTCGAGAAGGTGCGCAAGGCGCCGGGGCTGCTGGATGTCACGTCGGTGGTGCAAGAGGAGCCGCTCGGGCTCGGGCACGCGGTCGCCCAGGCCGAGCGGGCGCTCGATGACGACGAGGACGTCATCGCCGTCCTCCTGCCCGACGACCTGGTGCTGCCCCGCGGCGTGCTCGACGTGATGTGCCGGGTGCGCCGCAAGCGCGGCGGAACGGTGCTGTGCGCCATCGACGTCCCCAAGGACGAGGTCAGCGCCTACGGCGTGTTCGACGTCGCGCCGGTGCCGGACGCGGTGAACCCGAATGTGCTGCGCGTCAAGGGGATGGTGGAGAAGCCCGCGCTCGCCGACGCGCCGTCGACGTTCGCGGCCGCGGGCCGGTACCTGCTGGACCGCGCAATCTTCGACGCGCTGCGCCGCATCGAGCCCGGCGCGGGCGGCGAACTGCAACTCACCGACGCGGTCGCACTGCTGATCGCCGAGGGACATCCGGTTCATGTCGTGGTGCACCGTGGGTCGCGCCACGACTTGGGCAACCCGGGCGGTTATCTTCGTGCTGCGGTCGATTTCGCACTGGAACGAGAGGAATACGGCCCCGCCCTGCGGGAGTGGCTGCAGCACCGCCTCGGTCCGGACTGGGATCCGCAGCTGACGACCGACGACTGA
- the glp gene encoding molybdotransferase-like divisome protein Glp, giving the protein MRSVEDQQIKVTAAAVAPRPVRVAISEAQGLLCAEDVVTERPLPGFDQAAIDGYAVRSVDVASAGADIRDEEGNLVDLTLPVVGEVVAGSRQPIRLQPRQTVRVDTGAPMPTLADAVLPLDFTDGGRARIKVYEPVRSGDYVRRIGDDVQPGDVAVRAGTIIGAAQVGLLAAVGQDKVLVHPRPRLSVLSVGGELIDIDRTPGPGQVYDVNSYALAAAARDAGADVNRVGIVSSDPRRLRDAVEGQLVRAEVVVIAGAVGGWASEQVQEALEGLGELEITRVAMHPGSVQGFGRLGRDEVPTFLLPSNPVSALVVFEVMVRPLIRIALGRRHPMRRIISARTITPISSMDGRRGYLRAQLMRDEATGEYLVQPLGNGNSSSHLLATLAEANSLIVIDPDDTEIRTGDEVQVAFLAQRG; this is encoded by the coding sequence ATGCGCTCGGTTGAGGATCAGCAGATCAAGGTGACCGCCGCGGCGGTCGCGCCCCGGCCGGTTCGGGTCGCGATCTCCGAGGCCCAGGGCCTGCTGTGTGCCGAGGACGTCGTCACCGAGCGTCCGTTGCCCGGCTTCGACCAGGCCGCCATCGATGGCTACGCCGTGCGCAGCGTCGACGTGGCCTCGGCCGGGGCCGACATTCGCGACGAAGAGGGCAATCTCGTCGACCTGACCCTCCCGGTGGTCGGCGAGGTGGTCGCCGGTTCGCGTCAGCCGATCCGCTTGCAGCCCCGCCAGACCGTCCGGGTGGACACCGGCGCGCCGATGCCGACCCTCGCCGACGCGGTGCTCCCGCTGGATTTCACCGACGGCGGGCGGGCCAGGATCAAGGTGTACGAGCCGGTGCGCTCCGGCGACTACGTGCGGCGGATCGGGGACGACGTCCAGCCGGGAGATGTCGCGGTGCGCGCGGGAACCATCATCGGCGCGGCGCAAGTAGGTCTGCTCGCCGCTGTCGGTCAGGACAAGGTGCTGGTGCACCCGCGCCCGCGACTATCGGTGCTCTCGGTGGGCGGCGAGCTGATCGACATCGACCGCACACCCGGCCCCGGCCAGGTCTACGACGTGAACTCCTACGCGCTGGCCGCGGCCGCGCGGGATGCCGGCGCGGACGTCAACCGCGTCGGCATCGTCAGTTCCGATCCGCGCCGCTTGCGCGACGCGGTGGAGGGACAGCTGGTGCGCGCCGAGGTGGTCGTCATCGCGGGCGCGGTCGGCGGCTGGGCTTCCGAACAGGTTCAGGAGGCGCTGGAAGGGCTCGGCGAGCTCGAAATCACCCGGGTGGCCATGCATCCCGGCTCCGTGCAGGGCTTCGGCCGGCTCGGCCGCGACGAAGTGCCGACGTTCCTGCTTCCCTCCAACCCGGTGAGCGCGCTGGTGGTGTTCGAGGTGATGGTGCGGCCCTTGATCCGAATCGCGTTGGGCCGCAGGCATCCCATGCGCCGGATCATCAGCGCCCGGACCATCACGCCGATCAGCTCCATGGACGGTCGCAGGGGTTACCTGCGCGCGCAGCTCATGCGGGACGAAGCGACCGGCGAATACCTTGTGCAGCCCCTCGGCAACGGAAACTCCTCTTCCCACCTGCTCGCCACGCTGGCCGAGGCGAACAGCTTGATCGTGATCGACCCGGACGACACCGAGATCCGCACCGGTGACGAAGTCCAGGTCGCCTTTCTCGCGCAGCGCGGCTGA
- a CDS encoding GNAT family N-acetyltransferase → MNVFRATQHPGWPARLGPVRVAAGQVTLRPVRLRDAAAWSRIRLRDRAHLEPWEPTGRGSWEARNHASNWPSLWSSLKAEARRGAMIPLVIEVDGAFSGQLTVGNIVRGALRSAWIGYWVAKDLSGQGVATAALALGLDHCFGPVGLHRVEATVRPENLASQAVLRNVGFREEGLLRRYLDVDGAWRDHLLVGITVEELAGTVLDRLVREGRVTLQ, encoded by the coding sequence ATGAATGTCTTCCGGGCCACCCAGCATCCGGGGTGGCCCGCGCGACTGGGCCCGGTGCGGGTGGCCGCCGGTCAAGTGACTCTGCGTCCGGTGCGGCTGCGCGACGCGGCGGCCTGGAGCCGGATCCGGTTGCGCGACAGAGCGCATCTCGAGCCGTGGGAGCCGACCGGCCGCGGATCGTGGGAGGCGCGCAACCACGCCTCCAACTGGCCCTCGCTGTGGTCGAGCCTGAAGGCGGAGGCCAGGCGCGGCGCGATGATCCCGCTGGTGATCGAGGTCGACGGTGCGTTCAGCGGGCAGTTGACCGTCGGCAATATCGTGCGGGGCGCACTGCGTTCGGCCTGGATCGGTTATTGGGTGGCCAAGGATCTCAGCGGGCAAGGCGTCGCGACGGCGGCGTTGGCGCTCGGGCTGGACCACTGCTTCGGGCCGGTCGGTCTGCATCGAGTCGAGGCGACCGTGCGACCGGAGAATCTGGCCAGTCAGGCGGTACTGCGCAATGTCGGTTTCCGGGAGGAGGGGCTGCTGCGGCGCTACCTCGACGTGGACGGCGCCTGGCGGGATCACCTGCTGGTCGGCATCACCGTCGAGGAACTGGCCGGAACGGTCCTGGACCGGCTGGTGCGAGAGGGGCGCGTCACCCTCCAGTAG
- the sepX gene encoding divisome protein SepX/GlpR produces MPNSILWIGLVVLWVFVLFPILADRHPRIRRTTDAALATRVLHRGGGKRRLRKGPAAGHETDPNWRPRRVPRKYPHSDDAEDRMTTPADEPVTETDEENLPAADDAAASDIAEAEPDDAVGDDYEPPAPDADETDDEAGEVAAKIDAETDDDGVGAHHPEPVAARIPPARSTVPARVDYDDYDDYDDYDETDSAEPDFVPNRRGRGGFDPEADAIARAARYTFRQRAVLGLLLTAILSGALALVVTPLLWWACGLAVTVLVTYLAYLRKQVRMEEEIRRRRAARLNRGHQGEADPRSRRTRAPRGAMDRDTARALRRRSTLIEPDDEDPAFAHLDPFDPATARALRTRTGGDMRRAAGA; encoded by the coding sequence ATGCCGAATTCGATCCTGTGGATCGGGCTGGTCGTGCTCTGGGTCTTCGTCCTTTTCCCGATCCTCGCCGATCGCCACCCGAGAATCCGCCGGACCACCGACGCCGCGCTGGCGACCAGGGTCCTGCACCGCGGCGGCGGCAAACGACGTCTCAGGAAAGGCCCGGCCGCCGGGCACGAAACCGATCCGAACTGGCGGCCCCGCCGCGTACCGAGAAAGTATCCCCACAGCGATGATGCGGAGGACCGGATGACGACACCGGCCGACGAGCCCGTCACCGAGACCGACGAGGAGAACCTGCCCGCGGCCGACGACGCGGCGGCATCCGACATCGCTGAGGCCGAACCGGACGACGCCGTGGGAGACGACTACGAGCCCCCAGCACCCGACGCGGACGAGACGGACGACGAAGCCGGCGAAGTCGCTGCGAAGATCGACGCGGAGACCGATGATGACGGCGTGGGCGCACACCACCCCGAGCCGGTCGCGGCCAGAATCCCGCCTGCGCGCTCTACCGTGCCCGCCCGCGTCGACTACGACGACTACGACGACTACGACGACTACGACGAGACGGACTCGGCCGAACCGGATTTCGTCCCCAACCGCCGTGGCCGCGGCGGCTTCGACCCCGAGGCCGACGCCATCGCCCGCGCGGCCCGCTACACCTTCCGGCAGCGGGCCGTGCTCGGCTTGCTGCTCACCGCCATCCTGTCCGGCGCCCTCGCGCTCGTGGTCACCCCCTTGCTGTGGTGGGCCTGCGGGCTCGCCGTCACCGTGCTGGTGACCTACCTGGCCTACCTGCGCAAGCAGGTGCGGATGGAGGAGGAGATCCGCCGCAGGCGCGCCGCCCGCCTCAACCGCGGCCACCAGGGCGAAGCCGATCCACGGAGCCGCCGCACCCGCGCCCCGCGCGGCGCCATGGACCGCGACACCGCCCGCGCCCTACGCCGCCGCTCCACCCTGATCGAGCCGGACGACGAAGACCCCGCGTTCGCCCACCTCGACCCCTTCGACCCGGCCACGGCCCGCGCCCTGCGCACCCGCACCGGCGGCGACATGCGCCGCGCGGCGGGCGCGTAG
- a CDS encoding alpha/beta hydrolase has translation MPSASATTRIRTLDGLHLAATLVTPEQPASRAVLLVHGGGVTREEGGFFTRLAAGLSGVGIASLRFDLRGHGESEGRQEELTLSTILNDIRVGLAHLRDATGADELSLLGASFGGGICGYYAAKRPDELARLVLLNPQFDYKKRTIDTRPYWTDDVINDEAARELNETSAIQFTPTLKHGRPLLNEVFWLKPNEVLGEIKTPTLIVHGNADTLVPIDGSRAAVAQFTPPVELVEIDGSQHGFAVHDDPQYRNPKSQEYQAEVIGIVAQWLRH, from the coding sequence GTGCCCTCAGCCAGCGCCACTACCCGAATCCGCACACTCGACGGTCTCCATCTCGCAGCTACCCTCGTTACTCCCGAGCAGCCAGCGTCGCGTGCCGTTCTGCTGGTGCATGGCGGGGGCGTCACCCGCGAGGAGGGTGGCTTCTTCACTCGCCTGGCCGCGGGCTTGTCCGGTGTCGGCATCGCCTCGCTTCGCTTCGATCTTCGTGGTCATGGCGAGAGCGAGGGCCGACAGGAGGAGCTGACGCTTTCCACCATCCTGAACGACATCCGCGTCGGTCTGGCGCACCTCCGAGACGCCACCGGCGCGGACGAGCTGAGCCTCCTCGGTGCGAGTTTCGGCGGTGGCATCTGCGGTTACTACGCCGCCAAGCGTCCGGACGAACTGGCGCGGCTGGTCCTGCTCAATCCGCAGTTCGACTACAAGAAGCGAACCATCGACACCCGGCCGTACTGGACGGACGACGTCATCAACGACGAGGCTGCCCGCGAACTGAACGAGACCAGCGCCATTCAGTTCACACCGACGCTCAAGCATGGCCGCCCACTCCTGAACGAAGTGTTCTGGCTAAAGCCGAACGAGGTGCTCGGCGAGATCAAGACGCCGACCCTCATCGTCCATGGCAATGCCGACACACTGGTGCCGATCGACGGCTCGCGCGCCGCGGTCGCTCAGTTCACCCCACCTGTCGAACTGGTGGAGATCGACGGCTCGCAGCACGGCTTCGCCGTCCACGATGATCCGCAGTATCGCAACCCCAAGAGCCAGGAGTACCAGGCCGAAGTCATCGGCATCGTGGCGCAGTGGCTACGGCATTAG
- a CDS encoding HAD family hydrolase, with protein sequence MVTALPHQPAELDAVIFDYNGVIGLQPTVPMWSELAELAGWHADQLALFQNAFWSAREPYDSGEFDDAAFWTAVLGRRPDPELLTRLRAVDTELWTRTDDRVVALLHHARRADLPMVLLSNAPHPVSDALDASDWRTVLTDALYSARLGMNKPHPDTYRNALAATGVRDPGRVLFVDDRADNCQAAARLGLRTLHYTGSPADIEVYLPPTTVAA encoded by the coding sequence GTGGTAACTGCCCTACCTCACCAGCCCGCGGAACTCGACGCGGTCATCTTCGACTACAACGGCGTCATCGGCCTGCAACCCACCGTTCCCATGTGGAGCGAGCTCGCCGAACTCGCTGGATGGCACGCGGACCAGCTCGCTCTCTTCCAGAACGCTTTCTGGAGCGCCCGCGAACCCTACGATTCCGGTGAATTCGACGACGCGGCCTTCTGGACCGCCGTGCTCGGCCGTCGCCCGGACCCGGAACTGCTCACCCGGTTGCGTGCCGTCGACACCGAGCTGTGGACCCGGACCGACGACCGCGTCGTCGCTCTCCTCCACCACGCCCGGCGCGCAGATCTCCCGATGGTGCTGCTCTCCAACGCACCCCACCCGGTCAGCGACGCCCTCGACGCCTCCGACTGGCGCACGGTGCTGACCGACGCGCTCTACTCGGCCCGGCTCGGCATGAACAAACCCCACCCCGACACCTACCGAAACGCGCTCGCCGCAACCGGAGTCCGCGATCCCGGCCGCGTCCTGTTCGTCGACGACCGTGCCGACAACTGCCAAGCCGCCGCCCGCCTCGGCCTACGCACCCTCCACTACACCGGCTCACCCGCCGATATCGAGGTATACCTCCCGCCCACCACCGTCGCCGCGTAG